CGCGGCTCTAGTCAACGAACAGGACAAAAAACACTTTACCTTGCGGGGATTATTGGAGTTTAAGGCGCGTCAGCCGATTCCCTTAGAAGAAGTAGAACCTATTGAAGCGATTCTGAAACGGTTTAAAACAGGGGCGATGAGTTACGGATCGATTTCCAAAGAAGCCCATGAATCATTAGCGATCGCCATGAACCGGATTGGTGGTAAATCTAATACAGGCGAAGGTGGGGAAGATCCCGAACGCTACACCTGGACAAACGATCGCGGTGACTCGAAAAATAGCGCCATTAAACAGGTTGCTTCCGGTAGATTCGGCGTAACCAGTCTGTATCTGTCCCAAGCGCGAGAAATCCAGATCAAGATGGCGCAAGGGGCGAAACCAGGGGAAGGCGGTCAACTTCCTGGGAAAAAAGTCTATCCTTGGATTGCGAAGGTGCGTCACTCTACCCCAGGTGTGGGACTAATTTCACCACCACCTCACCACGATATCTACTCCATTGAAGACTTAGCCGAATTAATCCACGACTTGAAAAACGCCAATCGAGACGCACGAATTAACGTCAAACTGGTGTCGGAAGTAGGAGTAGGAACCATTGCGGCTGGAGTAGCTAAAGCTCATGCAGATGTAGTGTTAATCTCCGGTTTTGACGGCGGAACGGGCGCATCTCCCCAAACTTCCATCAAACACGCCGGATTACCTTGGGAATTGGGATTGGCTGAAACCCATCAAACCCTAGTTTTAAATAACCTCCGCAGCCGGATTGTGGTAGAAACCGACGGACAGCTAAAAACTGGGCGGGATATCGCGATCGCAGCCCTATTAGGGGCTGAAGAGTTTGGATTCTCCACTGCACCTTTAGTTACCCTCGGCTGTATCATGATGCGGGTTTGCCACCTAAATACCTGTCCGGCGGGAATAGCAACGCAAAATCCCCTGCTGCGAGAGAGTTTCATCGGCGATCCCGAACATACGGTTAATTTCATGAAGTTCATCGCCCAGGATGTGCGGGAAATCATGGCGCAACTCGGTTTCCGCACCCTGAATGAAATGGTGGGGCGCACGGATGTTCTGGAAGCGAAACAAGCTGTAGAGCATTGGAAAGCCAAAAATATCGACCTTTCTAAAATCCTCTATCAGCCAGATGTAGGCGAAGATGTGGGGCTTTACTGTCAGATTCCCCAAGATCACGGTTTGGACAAATCCCTAGACATGACGATGCTACTAGATTTGTGTAGAGATGCGATCGACAAAGGCGAACCTGTCAAGGCTACTCTCCCCATCCGTAACGTCAATCGCACCGTCGGGACGATCCTCGGTAACGAAATTACCAAAAAACATTGGCATGGACTACCCGAAGACACCG
The window above is part of the Merismopedia glauca CCAP 1448/3 genome. Proteins encoded here:
- the gltB gene encoding glutamate synthase large subunit — encoded protein: HLIRTGTRTRVGLVLESGEPREVHHFATLIGYGCGGINPYLAFETIADSIEQKLLLGVDYPTACKNYIKAATKGVTKVASKIGISTIQSYRGAQIFEAIGLNEATIEKYFTRTASRIEGADLEVIAQEAIARHTYAFPERPAKGSTLDVGGEYQWRKDGEAHLFSPETIHALQKAARTGNYDIYKQYAALVNEQDKKHFTLRGLLEFKARQPIPLEEVEPIEAILKRFKTGAMSYGSISKEAHESLAIAMNRIGGKSNTGEGGEDPERYTWTNDRGDSKNSAIKQVASGRFGVTSLYLSQAREIQIKMAQGAKPGEGGQLPGKKVYPWIAKVRHSTPGVGLISPPPHHDIYSIEDLAELIHDLKNANRDARINVKLVSEVGVGTIAAGVAKAHADVVLISGFDGGTGASPQTSIKHAGLPWELGLAETHQTLVLNNLRSRIVVETDGQLKTGRDIAIAALLGAEEFGFSTAPLVTLGCIMMRVCHLNTCPAGIATQNPLLRESFIGDPEHTVNFMKFIAQDVREIMAQLGFRTLNEMVGRTDVLEAKQAVEHWKAKNIDLSKILYQPDVGEDVGLYCQIPQDHGLDKSLDMTMLLDLCRDAIDKGEPVKATLPIRNVNRTVGTILGNEITKKHWHGLPEDTVHLHFQGSAGQSFGAFVPKGVTLELEGDANDYFGKGLSGGKIILYPPAVSTFIAEENVIVGNVALYGATSGEVYIRGIAGERFCVRNSGVSAVVEAIGDHGCEYMTGGKVIVLGATGRNFAAGMSGGVAYILDEQGDFATRCNTQMVGLETLSDPEEIIEVKEAIANHVKYTGSDKGSKVLTYWDEMLPKFVKVMPKDYKRVLQAIKKALASGLSGDDALEAAFEENARDVARIGGS